In Rissa tridactyla isolate bRisTri1 chromosome 24 unlocalized genomic scaffold, bRisTri1.patW.cur.20221130 SUPER_24_unloc_1, whole genome shotgun sequence, the genomic stretch CGCGCtcggtggggcggcggcggcggcggcggggggggggggcggagcggggcgcgcGCTCCCGCCGGTCCGCGTGGTGACCttgggcggccccgccgccgctcgggGGGGTCCCGTCAGGGTCGGGGCCTGCCCCGGTGGGCGCTCCCCGAGCGCCTCGGTTCGTCCGCGCCGCTTTCGGGCGTTTCTACCCCGGTTTAAAGAGAACCGCGGCTCCGGTCGCCGCCCCCGCCGACGGCGGCCGGTCCCGGTGTGGGAAATGAATGGGGCCGAGGCggagcggccccggcggggcccgTCCCTCGGCGGGCAGAGCCGAGcccgcggccggggccgcccgcaACGGCGGGTACGGAGCGTTGCCGGGCGGTTTGGACGGTACCGGTGCCCGCCAAACGGTAGCGGCGAAAACCGCGAGGAATCCCCGGTAAGTGGGACGTGCCGCCGGCCTGGGCGATGCGCTCGTCTCTCGGTGAGCTCTCGCCTCCCCGCACTCAAACCGAGAAGCGTGTGCGGGCACAGGAGCCCCTTtggaaaccaccacccccccccccccgacccccggtGCCGCCGTCCCGGGCGCTGCGGAGGCCGGCAGCGTCCcaccgggcagccccggcgccgGCCCTGCCCGCGGCCCCCCGGGGAGCGCCCCCCGTGGGACGGGGAGCGTCGGCCGAGCCCCTGGATTTCCCGTGCCGAGCGGAAACCCGCACCCCGAATTGCCTGGACGCCGCGGGCTCCCGCCGTGCCGGGCAGCCCTAATTAGCTGCTTTCCTTGTAATTCCGTGGAGGCCGTTTCCGTGACCCAAAACCAGCGCAGCTCCGGTCCACGCGGGGCTTCTCTCCCGCTACCAACGCAACGGGAGCCGAACTCCGCAGCGTGCGCGACGCGTTTGAGAGCGAAATCTGGCCGTTAAGGAAGAGGACGATGGCCCCGTTACCCGCCGACGGTGCGGATTTCCACGGGTTTGGCTTCAGTGAGGCGGTAGGAGCCCTTCCCTGAGGTTTCTGGTAGTCAGAAGGGTTGATCCGCCCCAGGGAAGCGTTACCGCTCGGTGCAACAGCCGATGTTGCCCGttgctttccccccctccttgtCCCCAGTGAGGCGTCGGCTTCAGCGCGGCTCTTCTGAAACCTGTGGGGCTGCTTCATCGTACCGTGACTGAAAGCGAGAGGGATGTAGTGATGTTGGAGGCTTATGTTTAGCGTCCGCAGAATACATCATCTTGAAACGGCGGTGCTGCTCCGTCCTGCTTACAATTGGCCATCGTCTGAAATagtctgtttaattaaaaaaaaaaaaaaaagcctttccagggcataaaaatgaaagcaaaactaaTTATGTAAAACAGGTTTCTTACTGCTGTCAGGGGGGGTGAAAATCCCATTCAGTAGATGACTTCTGCAGTGTCCTCAAACTGTAGGAACTGTAAGGATACTTTCCGGGAAACAAAGCCGGGCTTCTGGTAGGTGCAGGCTGGAGAGGACGAGGAAGCGCGAGGACAGGTTTGGAAACTCCGTGGGATCGCACCGAGCCCCCAACAGTAAGACCTGAGACTCGGCTCGTGAGTACAGCGCGGAAGAAGCTGCTTCTGGGCCTGTGGCGACGCCGGAGACCGGGGCGTCCGCAGCAGAACTGCGGCTCCTGCGGAGCCCCCCGGGGGTCGGATGGAGCCGTGAGGCCCCTGGGCTGAAGCTGAGCCTGGACGTCCCCCATCCGCGCGAAACTGCAGCTGTGAAGCTTCTAGAACCTGTTCTACAGTCCCGTCGTCAGGATTGTCGTCTGAAGGCGATGACTAGGAGCGGCAGTCGGATGCAGATGTGCGGTGGCCGGGGCTGTTTAGGAAATCACCAAAACGCGTGGGTGGCAGCACGCGTAGATCTGGCAGAAGAAATCCTTCCCCAGTGTGGAAGACGGGTGACTCGTTCCCTGGGCTGTACACGCTGCTCTTAAGTCTGCTGTGGCTTATGGCTATAGCGCGCTTAACTCCTCGGTTCCAAAGGAATCTAAATCCCACTGGGACGTGGGAACGATACGTAACCAAAGCGCGTACCCGGGCTGGGAGTGTTGGCACGAGGCTGAGGCCCCCCAGGATGCGTTTGGTCGGGCAAGAGGGAGCAGACGTTGGGCTCTCTGTGTAACAAGTGACTCCGCTTAGAATTCCTGGCTGTTTCTCGGTGCCTGTGGGAAAAGTGAAAATTTCCTGTGGGTGTAGGGGAACCATCTCTCTGAAGTGCTCGGAGCAGGCGCGTGTTTCACCATTGGCTTCCGCGGGTGTGCGGCTGCCTCCTGGGAATCTCGGTGTAGGCAGGCGACACAAACGAGCTGCGACTTCCGTCTCATCCCGGGCTGTGGTTGGCAATTCCAGCGTAGCCTGCGTTACTGGTTTGAACGGTGAGTCCTGGCGGCCAAAGGAAGGTTTCCATCCGCCctttgggaggaggagagatttGAAAAACAGATAAGAAGAATGAGAGGCAACTCCAGCGTAGCTTTAATTACAGTAGGCACGGTCAGGGTGGCAAGTACTGAATATCTGGGGAGGCGGCGTACGTTCAGTGTTAGAAACGTGAATTATGTTCTAGCACGTTTCCTTTggtctctttccttcctctcggTAGCCCGCGCGCACGTGAGTCTCCTTCAGCTCCAGGGCAGTTCAGTGGGATGTTTTGGAAGTGCTGGGAACAGGCTGTTGGCGCCTCAAACCCCCTGATCTTGGCAAAGATACTGAGGTTGCGGCCAAACCGAAGCTACAGGGCTGAGGAATGCGTGCAGCTCCCTGGGAAGGCCGGAGATATCTCCATTGACATTGAAAATGTTTGCGAAGCGTTGATGGCATTCAGCGGGAGCCCCTGCATCATCGTGAGCAGGGACACTGAGATTTCTGTTCTGATAACAGCGCGGCTGAGGGACGGACCGAGCTCCAGGCCCTGGGATTTTTGTCTTCCAGCGGCGTGAGAAACGGCTCTGCGCGGTGCCCAAAGGCAGAGGGAACAGAGCGGGttgtttctcatcttttttttttttttaatgtctgagaGTCTTGCATTCCCTATGAGCAGAGGACGCTTGTGTCcaataaggaattaaaaaataccatagtaaggaaatggaaaatggcTACGCCGGTATCGTTGTACTTCACCTGAATAAGTAGGTGCTGCTTCTGCCGTTTTACCGGCCTTTCCTTGAGCTGGCACCGGTGTTCGTAGAGGTGAATCGCAAAGCGCTTACAGCGCTGATGGTGCCCAAAGCCGGCAGGGCTGGGTTTCAACCCCGGCTGGGTCCCGACTCAGTTCGTCCCGCGGATAACGAGGATGTGGGGGAGCAGGACGCGGGGACCCGAGCGTGGGGCGAGGGAGCGGGGTTTCTCTGGGGGGTGCTGCGGCGCTCAGAAAGGAACTTGATTAAATGCGTCGCGGTTCGAGATGGAGAATCGGATCGGTTGATGATCCAAGGTGAGTCAAAAATCTGTCCCGAAAGTTTAGCAATGGCCACCTTAATAAATGGTCTGAAAAGTTAACGACTCCTTTGTCAGGTGGTTGTGCCGGGATGCTCTGAGCGTGATGCCGAGAGCAAGCGTCCGCTCCTCGGGGTGTGACGTGGAAGCCACTCTGTCACCTGCAGATAGGAACGTTGGGTTTCTTTGTCTCCTCATCTGCTTTAGCTCCCCGTAGCCAGTGTAGGTGCAATAAATACCAGGGGAAGGGACCGTTCAGCTCAGAGCGTTTAACTTCCATCCGAGTCGCAGGAGGGTCTTTGGGGTCTTCTCCACAGGGCCATTGTTGAGGAAATCCCAGCTTTGATCTTGCCCCTCTGGAAACAGCCCAAGAGCGAGGAGCGTCTGTGTCTCCCGTGCCTTAGCAACGGCAACGCTTGGGCGGCTGTTTGCGTCCTCCTGGAACGCAGACGAGCGCTTTTTGGGCTTGGCCCGAGTTCCCAGGAGAACAACAGAGCGGTGGGGGGTCCCCGCTGAGCCGTGGAGCGTGGCCCCAGGTGAGCTCTCGCCGTAGGACTGCGACCGGCCCCGGGTCGGTCAGGAGTTCCCCGGCGCTGTTTGGTGCCCTGGACAGGCCGTTGCTGTGGGTGGAAAGCCAGAAGGATCCCAAAGAGTCGGAGTCTGCGGACGTAGAAGGTTGTAGCGAGCTGTCAGAACAGCGATTCTTCAGCTCGTAGCGGTACTGGCTTCAGCTGGGTCTTACTCACGGCAAATTCGTTCAATGGGGCTGTTTTTTAATAGTATCAACGCCCCAAAAAAGTGGGCTTTTCCGTGGTGGTCCTTTGGGGTTGTAACTCTTCGGGTGACAAAAAGCGCAATGAAGCTGGAGGTGACTGGAGCTTTGCCATCATCCGCAGTGGCTCGTCTTGAAAAGTTTGTCATCGTTTTGATCTGCTGTAAGCTTTATTTCAGCCTCGTAGGTTTTGATGGCGCCTGCGGGGAACGTCGGCACGAGCTTTTTGGGGGGAGTTACGCGTCGAATGCGTTgcatcactttttatttttcacagctgctttttttttcggCCTTAAGCATCTTGTAAAAGTTATTAATAATAAGCTAGCAACACGGCttttaagaacaggaaaaagccTTTTAATTGAACTtctctaaataaaattaaaaaaaaccaaactgctcAAGTTGTGTCTCAGAAACATAAGGAAAGGCAACGTTAGCTTTACTGGCGGCACGAAAGGAtgagttttaaaatgcttttgatacTGAGAAAAGACACGAAACTTGATTTGAACCTCTCTTAAATGGCCTCTTCACAGGCAGCCTGCTTCTGCGAAGTGGTACGACCGAAGGGACTACGTCTTTATTGAATTTTGCGTTGAAGACAGTAAAGATGTTAatgtaaattttgaaaaatcCAAACTTACGTTCAGGTGAGCACCTTGGGCCTTCGCGAAGCTGAAAGACAtttcgggggcggggggataCCTCGAGGCTATGCTGGTGCTGATTAGATGATGTTTTTATTAATGaggcatattttttctttaagagaTTTCCTGCTAAAcgtaagtgcatttttttttttctctcaacagTTGTCTTGGAGGAAGTGATAACTTTAAACATTTAAACGAAATTGACCTTTTTAATAATATTGATCCAAATGTAAGTATCCTCTTGACTCTCCTCTTGGTGCCGTATCCTGAAAAATACTGTCCGTTCTTCAGGCTGCTTCCAGTATCGTGGGCAAATTGTGCTTTAGACGTAAGGTTGTGCTTAAACCCGGATCTAGGACAGCGTCTCTGGACGGTATTTTTCGGGACAAAGAAGTTGTTCGTAGCTTAAGACAAACCAGTCGAGTGTGAGCAGTTCCTGGTGAAGTTTGCGGTGGTTATGCTAACAGGCGTTCGCTCTTTTTCAGGAATCAAAGCATAAAAGAACAGACAGATCTATCTTGTGTTGTTTACGAAAAGGAGAATCTGGTCAGGCATGGCCGAGGTTAACGAAAGAGAGGGCAAAGGTGGGTTTGGGCTCCTTGGTGGCCGGGGCAGGCGGCGCCTGTTGCCTCCCCCGGTTTTTAATCTTGTTTGATATTTGGGTCATGTTTAAATTATGTGGCAGTTAATGGGTCACTTACCGGGCTtctgagcagagcggcagttcTTATTAACCTTCCTTTTCTAACAGTAACAGCTTGTCCTTAAATAACGTCTTGTGTTGATGCGCAGCTCAACTGGCTCAGTGTGGACTTCAACAACTGGAAAGACTGGGAAGATGATTCAGATGAAGACATGTCCAACTTCGATCGCTTTTCTGAGGTAATGGGAGTACCTGGAGATTTGGGCTTCCTTCTGGGCCCTGCGTGGGCGAGCAGGGGCTGAGAAGCTGTAGGAAGAGTCGTCTTcctcagccttcctcctcctggccggTCTCGGAGCGGGCGCTGCTGCGACAGAGCCGTGTCCGGCTCTGACCGTGCGGTGGGGATGGGCTGACGTTCATTTTGTAGATGCCGGCACTTGACTCGGTGCACCGATTGGCTTGCAAggcaattaatttaaatttttttgcatgCTGACCTTGTCCTTGCTGCGTAGGTGCAGCTGATTTGTCAAAACAACCGGCAGCCGTTGGTTAGAACagtttttaagctatttttagatttttttttttttacggtgcTCATGTAGAGAGCGCGGTTGGCTTCACCTGGTAACGTGGCCGTTGTCTCTCTGAGCAGATGATGAACAACATGGGCGGAGATGACGACGTAGACTTGCCAGAAGTAGACGGGGCAGATGATGTAAGTACTTCGCAGTAAATAGGTGCCGGGCTGGCGCGGCGCCCTGCGCGTTCGTTGCTGCCCGCTGAAGTCAAACTCCCGTTCCCTCTTGAGCGCTGTCAAAGCTTAAATAGCACCCAACCTCGTCTGGACAAACGATGTCACCTGGCAAAGTCGCCGTCCTCCCCTCCTGCTGCGGCGCCGAGCTTGGCGGTGGCGGTGCTCGCGGTGCCACAACAGCTCGGTGGCCCCCTCCGCGCTGACGGCTGGTTGTTGGCGGGGCTGTGGGCTCCGAGCGGCGAGGCCAAACCCAGCCCGGCCCGTGGAACCCGCAGTTCCCTGCCGCTCGGGCCGTGCCGCATCACGCTGCAGCTGGGCTCTGGAAAGGGCAGCTCGTTTGCCGGGGGGGTGGGTGCGGGGGAAGTGCCTTTGAGCGCAGTCTGCTCCAATtgatgtttttccttctttccaggaCTCACCAGACAGTGATGATGAAAGTAAGTTGGTGTCGGCCTTTGCTTCCCCGCAGCGGTGCGGGCGCTCGCTCGCGGGCTCCTCGCTGAGCCGCAGCCTCGAGGGGAGCCAGCAGATGTTCTGTCCTGTCGGTCTCGCTAAATCCCGGCTGCCAGCTAATGCCGGTGCCTGGCCCGAGCGGTGTCAGACGATATAATCTAGTGAAAGCCTTTCCACAAGAGCATGAAATACCAGTTTGACCTTCCCAGCCAGCTGTAGTCCTGGGCAGGCTTTGGCTTTGAGGGCAGCGTGCGCGGGGCATCGGCGGCTGTGGTGCTGGCCCCGCTCGAGTCGCTCCTGCGCTGGCGGCAGCGGCTCAATAAAGAACCTTCTGTGCGCTTCAGAGCGAGCACGGGGGCCAGCTCAGACCTGGAACTGCCTTTCTTGGTCAAGGGCTGGATCTTGCTCCTGTCCCTTGTGACATAAAGGGGCTCCTggtagctgctttttaaaaaaacaaagcaggaagaaaaaacaaaccaaccctcaCCCACtaatcttccttctctttctctctagAAATGCCGGATCTGGAGTAAGGAAAACTGTTGTCTTCAGGGTTTGGGGAAAGAACTTCATCACAACATTTCATAATTGAGATAAGAATTCCTGAGTTGATAGCCCTAAAGGGAGATCCTGCATCCTTTAACCCATTTTCAGTCCATTTTAAATGGCTTCACTGATGGTAGGTGTGTACCATTGCACGGGGCGGTCTTAAGCCACGAGAGGCAATAACGTTATGCATGAACCGTTTTCcagacttccaaaaaaaaaaaaaatatatatataaaacccgATTGAGGTGTTAGGCAATCGATAGAGAACAGTCGCAATAAAGTTTACAGAGCCTCCTTGCCTCGTAGCGGATGTAATTACAATGGGAGAATCCTGAATTTACACCAAGCGGTAaatgagcatttttatttttttttttcccccttctgccgCCTGAAAATTGTACATTTGTACCGGGAACAAAACACGGCTGTTGTCATTGGCTCACAAAAATTCCGCGGGCGCCGCACAGAACCTCTTGTGGTGTCTTCGGGTCTGTTCCACTAAAGTTTGTattaaaatggaacaaaattTCTCCTCATTTGGTGTTGGCGGGGCCCCGGCGCGGTTGGCTGGAGCccgttttcccccccccaccccctgccccgttAGACCCTCGAGCTTTACCCCCTCCTCCCGGGCGCCTGTACGTTGTTGCTTGTCAATCTGTACGTTTAGACCAAAATCGTATTTGCACTGTGGGTGTGGCAGCGACCGGCCGGCGGCGGCTTCGAAACGggctgaaaaaaacctcaatttATGTTCAGAGCAgcggggatttttttaatgtctacatTCTTTCTAATAAACTGTTGAAGACTCCCTGGCTCTCCTTCCGCCTGGGCCCTGTCCCTTCATCTGCCTGCGGCGGGGGTTCCTCTACTggcggggggggaacgggggaaGCCCCGGGCCGGTattgcggggctgggggtgcgggaCCGGCCCGGTGCTGCGCAGGAGGGCGGGGGGCCCTGGGCTCTCTGTTGTGGCCGCGGAAGTCGCCCGCACCGGGGCTCCCGTTGTCCCCGTGGTCAATGCTGTGGCCGCAGGAGCCGCtcgcaccggggggggggggggggggcgcggcggggcccgggccgcGGTCACGGCGCCCGCCCCAAGGACAAGCGCGGGGCACGTGCTCTGCCGCTTCCGGTGCCCTTCAGCCGGGGCCCGCCCCTTCCTGCTAATCCCGCCCTATCAATTCGCGGTTGCTCCTTGACGGATAGAACTGCCGACCAATCGCGGCGAGGCGGGGAAGAGAGCGCCCGGGTACGTCTGGCCAATGAGAGAGCGCGTGGCTCAGCGCGGCGGCCAATGGGCGCGCGCGGCGGCGGGTGACGCGCGCGGCGGTCCCGCCCCGCGGGGGCCGTgtggggcgggcggggcgcggggctcaGTCGGCGCCGCCATGTTGGGGCTCGCGGGTCGCtgctcggccgccgccgccgccgcccggcccctgctgcgccgcggggccgggccggcccgcGACCTCCTGCCGCTGCTCCTCAGccgcggggccggcccggccgccgccgccgcggcgcgtgAGTGCGGGGCGGCCGAAGGGTCACCTTGCGGCCTGCGCGGGGGCCGTTAGCGGGGCCCCGttagcggggcggggcgggctgtGAGGGGGGTAGGGGAGGCCTGCGTGCACCGAGGGCTGCAGGGGGTCCCGGGTGCGCCGAGGAGGCGTTGCCGGGGGTCGTGGGTGCACCGAGGAGGGTCCCGGGTCCttcgagggggctgcagggggtctTGGGCGGATCGAGGGCTGCAGCGGGTCCTGGGTGCTCCGAAGAGGGGGCGCGGGGGGTCTCGGCTGAACCGAGGAAAGGCTTTAGGGGGTCCTGGGCGCACCGAGGTGGGTGGTGCAGGAGATCCTGGTCAGatcgggggctgcagggggtcgGGGGTGCACCGAGGGGGGGGCTCCAGCGGGTCCTGGGCGCTCCgaagggggtgctggggtgctgggTACATGGCGGGGGAGCCAAGGGGTGCAGGGGAGCCCGTCTCCGCACCCCCGAGGCACGTGGGAGCCCGGAGCTGCCCTTTTCCCACTCCGACCTTGACTcgtccctctcctcccccaggaCGGGACTATGCAGCCCAGGCGGCCCCCGCCGCCAAGGCCGGCTCCACCACCGGCCGCATCGTGGCCGTCATCGGTGCGGTGGTGGACGTGCAGTTCGACGAGGGGCTGCCCCCCATCCTCAACGCCCTTGAGGTGCAAGGCAGGGAGACGCGGCTGGTGCTGGAGGTGGCCCAGCACCTGGGTGAGCATCTGCCGCAGACGGGCTGCGGAGGGTGGGAGGGGGCCTCCTGTGATGATGTCTCTGATGACTTTCGTTCTCCTGAGCTTGCTGAAGCCACGGATTTCAATCTGAGGAGGAAGAGAATGGCTGCCGGAGGGCCCTGGCCGGCAGGGCTGCAGTTTGAGCGCGGCCTGGGcttgttttttctctgtgatATTTTGTCCCTGGGTCCTGCTGCTCTTCTTGGTTCTCCTCCCAGCAGACCGTTCCCTTGGCAGGGCCTGGGGAAGCCACcagcagctgtccccagggtCAGCTCGAGGACGCTGCCGTGACGCTGTCCTTGGGCCTTGGCAGGGGAGAACACTGTGCGCACAATCGCCATGGACGGGACAGAAGGCCTGGTGAGAGGACAGAAGGTTCTGGACTCCGGGGCACCCATCCGCATCCCCGTTGGCCCCGAGACCCTGGGCAGGATCATGAATGTCATCGGGGAACCCATCGACGAGAGGGGCCCCATCACGACGAAACAGTGAGTGATGCCCCGGGCTGGGAGACGAGCATCGTGGGGGGtttggaggtggggggtgtgggTCGTGGAACAGCAGACGCGTCGTGAGCAGGGACCGCGCTCGCGCGGTTTCCTGCCAGCACCGGGCTTGGTTCGGCCGCtcagctcctctctctgcctcttgctgcaggtttgctgctatCCACGCCGAAGCCCCCGAGTTTGTGGAGATGAGCGTCGAACAGGAGATCCTGGTGACGGGGATCAAGGTGGTGGATCTGCTGGCTCCCTACGCCAAGGGCGGCAAGATTGGTACGTTGCCCCCAGAGGAAGGCGGGTgtctggggtggggggcaccctgccagcccccccgCGGCCCAGGACCGGTCCCTCTGCAGTTGTTTCCTTCGCTGATGAGTAACCGCTTTTTTGACTTTCGTTCTTCTGAGCTCGCTGAAGCGACGTTTATTGAGCTGAGGAGGAAAGGGGCGAAGGGAGACAGCAGGGGCAGCCGGATCGGCTTGGGGTTGAGCGGGATTCCCGTTCCCTCCCAGGTTTGTTTGGAGGTGCCGGCGTCGGCAAGACGGTGCTGATCATGGAGCTGATCAACAACGTGGCGAAAGCCCACGGCGGTTACTCGGTGTTCGCTGGCGTGGGGGAGCGGACCCGGGAGGGCAACGACTTGTACCATGAGATGATCGAGTCTGGGGTCATCAACCTGAAAGACGCCACTTCCAAGGTGTGCTGggtctctggggggggggggggacgggacggggaacgcgggggtggcagggggacgcCGTGCTGACACCGGGGTCCTGCCCGCAGGTCGCCCTGGTCTACGGACAGATGAACGAGCCCCCGGGCGCCCGCGCCAGGGTGGCTCTGACGGGGTTGACGGTGGCCGAATACTTCAGGGACCAGGAGGGTCAGGACGTGCTGCTCTTCATCGACAACATCTTCCGCTTCACCCAGGCTGGCTCTGAGGTCTGTGCTGCCTCCTGGGGCTGAGCGCGGTGGGGGCCGGGCCCCCGCCTCACGCAGCCTCTCACGGCCtccgttccccccccccttccccccaccaggTGTCTGCCCTGCTGGGCAGAATCCCCTCCGCCGTGGGCTACCAGCCCACGCTGGCCACCGACATGG encodes the following:
- the PTGES3 gene encoding prostaglandin E synthase 3 isoform X1, which produces MGPRRSGPGGARPSAGRAEPAAGAARNGGYGALPGGLDGTGARQTVAAKTARNPRQPASAKWYDRRDYVFIEFCVEDSKDVNVNFEKSKLTFSCLGGSDNFKHLNEIDLFNNIDPNESKHKRTDRSILCCLRKGESGQAWPRLTKERAKLNWLSVDFNNWKDWEDDSDEDMSNFDRFSEMMNNMGGDDDVDLPEVDGADDDSPDSDDEKMPDLE
- the ATP5F1B gene encoding ATP synthase subunit beta, mitochondrial; this translates as MLGLAGRCSAAAAAARPLLRRGAGPARDLLPLLLSRGAGPAAAAAARRDYAAQAAPAAKAGSTTGRIVAVIGAVVDVQFDEGLPPILNALEVQGRETRLVLEVAQHLGENTVRTIAMDGTEGLVRGQKVLDSGAPIRIPVGPETLGRIMNVIGEPIDERGPITTKQFAAIHAEAPEFVEMSVEQEILVTGIKVVDLLAPYAKGGKIGLFGGAGVGKTVLIMELINNVAKAHGGYSVFAGVGERTREGNDLYHEMIESGVINLKDATSKVALVYGQMNEPPGARARVALTGLTVAEYFRDQEGQDVLLFIDNIFRFTQAGSEVSALLGRIPSAVGYQPTLATDMGTMQERITTTRKGSITSVQAIYVPADDLTDPAPATTFAHLDATTVLSRAIAELGIYPAVDPLDSTSRIMDPNIVGPEHYDVARGVQKILQDYKSLQDIIAILGMDELSEEDKLTVARARKIQRFLSQPFQVAEVFTGHMGKLVPLKETIKGFKQILAGEYDHLPEQAFYMVGPIEEAVAKAEKLAEEHA
- the PTGES3 gene encoding prostaglandin E synthase 3 isoform X3, whose translation is MQPASAKWYDRRDYVFIEFCVEDSKDVNVNFEKSKLTFSCLGGSDNFKHLNEIDLFNNIDPNESKHKRTDRSILCCLRKGESGQAWPRLTKERAKLNWLSVDFNNWKDWEDDSDEDMSNFDRFSEMMNNMGGDDDVDLPEVDGADDDSPDSDDEKMPDLE
- the PTGES3 gene encoding prostaglandin E synthase 3 isoform X4; protein product: MGPRRSGPGGARPSAGRAEPAAGAARNGGYGALPGGLDGTGARQTVAAKTARNPRQPASAKWYDRRDYVFIEFCVEDSKDVNVNFEKSKLTFSCLGGSDNFKHLNEIDLFNNIDPNESKHKRTDRSILCCLRKGESGQAWPRLTKERAK
- the PTGES3 gene encoding prostaglandin E synthase 3 isoform X2, with product MRRGSRWRIGSVDDPRQPASAKWYDRRDYVFIEFCVEDSKDVNVNFEKSKLTFSCLGGSDNFKHLNEIDLFNNIDPNESKHKRTDRSILCCLRKGESGQAWPRLTKERAKLNWLSVDFNNWKDWEDDSDEDMSNFDRFSEMMNNMGGDDDVDLPEVDGADDDSPDSDDEKMPDLE